One window of Thermodesulfobacteriota bacterium genomic DNA carries:
- a CDS encoding branched-chain amino acid ABC transporter substrate-binding protein gives MIVLFFAATAALAEDVIKIGVAGAHSGDLASYGLPTVKAAELVVREINARGGVLGKPVVLLTEDDACKPELATNTATKLVSQGVCAVIGHICSGATKAAMSIYKGANIICVSPSATKADLTLSGDYPNFYRTIANDDTQARLQARFAVETLKAKKVVILHDKGDYGKDLAELARKHFEKAGVEVALFEGVTPGAVDYTAIVQKVKLNKPDLVVWGGYHPEASKIVTLMRKKRMETPFMGADGVKDNTFIKVAGGAAEGVYATGPRDVSQNPMTIAAWKAHREAYKSDPGAFFDNAYAATLALLNAIEKAGSTDYAAVTNALKAETVETPLGRIGFDQNGDATGIGFTVYRVEQGAFKEQP, from the coding sequence ATGATTGTCCTTTTTTTCGCGGCAACCGCCGCCTTGGCGGAAGATGTCATCAAAATCGGTGTGGCCGGGGCCCACAGCGGCGACCTGGCCTCCTACGGCCTGCCCACGGTCAAGGCCGCCGAACTGGTCGTCAGGGAGATCAACGCCAGGGGGGGCGTGCTGGGCAAGCCGGTGGTGCTGCTGACCGAAGATGACGCCTGCAAACCCGAGCTGGCCACCAACACCGCCACCAAGCTGGTTTCCCAGGGGGTGTGCGCCGTCATCGGCCACATCTGCAGCGGCGCCACCAAGGCGGCTATGAGCATCTACAAGGGCGCCAACATCATCTGCGTGTCCCCGTCGGCCACCAAGGCCGATCTGACCTTGAGCGGCGATTACCCCAACTTCTACCGGACCATCGCCAACGACGACACCCAGGCCCGGCTTCAGGCCAGATTTGCCGTCGAGACCCTCAAGGCGAAGAAAGTCGTCATTCTTCACGATAAGGGCGACTACGGCAAGGACCTGGCGGAACTGGCCCGGAAGCACTTTGAAAAGGCCGGCGTTGAGGTGGCGCTTTTTGAGGGCGTCACGCCCGGAGCGGTGGACTACACGGCCATCGTCCAGAAGGTCAAACTCAACAAGCCGGATCTGGTGGTCTGGGGCGGGTACCATCCCGAGGCCTCCAAGATCGTCACCCTGATGCGCAAGAAACGGATGGAGACGCCCTTCATGGGCGCCGACGGCGTCAAGGACAACACCTTCATCAAGGTGGCAGGCGGGGCGGCCGAAGGGGTTTACGCCACCGGACCCCGGGACGTGTCGCAGAACCCCATGACGATTGCCGCCTGGAAAGCACACCGGGAAGCCTACAAGTCGGACCCCGGCGCCTTCTTTGACAACGCCTACGCCGCCACCCTGGCCCTGCTCAACGCCATAGAGAAAGCCGGCTCCACGGATTACGCCGCCGTGACGAACGCGCTCAAAGCCGAAACCGTGGAAACCCCCCTGGGTCGGATCGGCTTTGACCAAAACGGCGACGCCACCGGCATCGGGTTCACGGTTTACCGGGTGGAGCAGGGCGCTTTCAAAGAGCAGCCGTAA
- a CDS encoding helix-turn-helix domain-containing protein — translation MGMHKTAVTTGVPDLDRLLGRGVFIGDNVVWYDEEGLLASVFSLNLIQASAEGGKYIIYVSVDRSPKNLLERLGKMADSPYVIILDCFTHGLGESSDVFLDFYKRKKAERKCRLVCVEEPRNMERLSEAFYGIHRKLPGDVRFVFESLTGMQSLWGGEEQILKFYASACPRLYELNTVAYWVVEKKAHTDRLKAHFNKVTQVAVDLSIRRGKTYLSVEKAEGRDTTILNNPVAYWTKGMVVTFDAGRSGAGPIDVGRRIRDLRNQRGISQNDLARQVGVTSSNISQIENSLIFPSIPMLMRLAGIFSVNISYFFDQAGGSKPAAVFSPDDAIPVMLPGMNRQDITVKQLLPSGMETPMIPYLIEFSPGAMLTGHFLVHKKDEAGCLLSGRLALTIENERQEIDAGDFILLTSEIPSQWENRGRKPARLLWIIQK, via the coding sequence ATGGGCATGCATAAAACAGCGGTTACAACGGGCGTTCCTGACCTTGACCGGCTTCTGGGCAGGGGCGTTTTTATCGGTGACAATGTCGTCTGGTATGACGAGGAGGGCCTGCTGGCGTCTGTCTTCAGCCTCAACCTCATTCAGGCCTCGGCTGAAGGCGGTAAATACATCATCTACGTCAGTGTCGATCGCAGCCCGAAGAATCTGCTGGAGCGGCTCGGCAAAATGGCGGACAGCCCTTACGTGATCATCCTTGACTGTTTTACCCACGGCCTGGGCGAATCATCCGACGTCTTTCTGGATTTTTACAAGCGGAAAAAGGCCGAACGAAAATGCCGGCTTGTCTGCGTCGAAGAGCCCCGGAACATGGAACGCCTTTCGGAGGCGTTTTACGGAATACACCGGAAACTGCCCGGCGATGTCCGGTTCGTGTTCGAAAGTCTGACCGGGATGCAGTCCCTGTGGGGCGGTGAGGAACAGATATTAAAATTTTATGCCAGCGCCTGTCCCCGGCTGTATGAGTTGAATACGGTCGCTTACTGGGTCGTGGAAAAAAAGGCGCACACCGACCGGCTGAAGGCTCATTTCAACAAAGTTACCCAGGTGGCCGTTGATCTGTCCATCCGGCGGGGGAAAACCTATTTGTCCGTGGAAAAGGCCGAAGGCCGGGATACCACAATATTGAACAATCCCGTTGCTTACTGGACCAAGGGTATGGTGGTGACCTTTGACGCCGGGCGGTCGGGAGCAGGACCGATTGACGTGGGCCGGCGGATCAGGGACCTGCGCAACCAGAGAGGCATATCCCAGAACGACCTGGCCCGGCAGGTCGGTGTGACATCCAGCAATATTTCCCAGATTGAAAACAGCCTGATTTTTCCGTCCATTCCCATGCTGATGCGGCTGGCGGGGATTTTTTCGGTGAATATCAGTTATTTTTTTGATCAGGCCGGGGGCAGCAAGCCGGCGGCGGTGTTTTCGCCGGACGATGCCATCCCCGTTATGCTGCCGGGGATGAACCGGCAGGATATCACCGTAAAACAATTACTGCCCAGCGGGATGGAAACGCCCATGATCCCCTATTTGATTGAATTTTCTCCCGGAGCCATGCTGACGGGCCATTTTCTGGTTCACAAGAAGGACGAAGCCGGGTGCCTGCTGTCCGGCCGACTGGCCTTGACCATTGAAAACGAGCGGCAGGAGATCGATGCCGGCGATTTTATTCTGCTGACCTCGGAAATTCCCTCCCAGTGGGAGAACAGGGGGCGGAAACCGGCCCGTCTGCTATGGATTATTCAGAAGTAG
- a CDS encoding glutamate synthase-related protein has translation MRFAKSNDVLGTANRGNPAESGLCTLCRADCQGKCETWLSSLIGRKIIYPRDFGMVTAGANNTTHVGVSYNSLRIQGYAYGAQGLSKGLSNDPDDCIFPNVSLETQFGKTVKTKVRVPLMTGALGSTFVAERYWNSFAIGGALCGIPIVIGENVVGVDRKSQIGTGKSKKGKIKGAPELERRIDGYLRYADKGYGAIIVQMNVEDTRNGVAEFVAEKYGNKCILELKWGQGAKDIGGEIQVTTLDYALFLKNRGYVVDPDPTKPEVQKAFKEGAIRSFARHSRLGGTNLDTVDQVREDFMSSVEYLRSLGFNRISLKTGSYGMTELAMAIKFATDAGLDLLTIDGSGGGTGMSPWNMMQSWGVPSINLHSKAYEYTAMLAAKGADVVDLSFAGGFALEDHIFKALALGAPYAKLICMGRAVMIPGFLGCNIEGALHPERRKALWGNWDALPKTVSSIGSKPEEIFAAYFDVEKKLGKKEMANIPYGAIAFCTLVDKLSCGLQQLMAGARKFSLKQIARTDLFAANRETARETGITHVADANDELAKKIINS, from the coding sequence ATGAGATTCGCAAAAAGCAATGACGTGCTGGGCACCGCCAACCGGGGAAATCCCGCCGAATCCGGTTTATGCACTCTGTGCCGGGCGGATTGCCAGGGAAAATGTGAAACCTGGCTGTCCAGCCTGATCGGCCGGAAAATAATCTATCCCAGAGATTTCGGCATGGTCACCGCCGGCGCCAACAACACCACCCATGTGGGCGTTTCCTACAACTCTCTCCGGATTCAGGGATATGCCTACGGCGCTCAGGGCCTTTCCAAGGGGCTGAGCAACGACCCGGACGACTGCATCTTTCCCAACGTCAGCCTGGAAACCCAGTTCGGTAAAACCGTCAAAACCAAGGTCCGTGTGCCCCTGATGACCGGTGCCCTCGGCTCCACATTTGTCGCCGAGCGGTACTGGAATTCTTTTGCCATCGGCGGCGCCCTGTGCGGTATCCCCATCGTCATCGGCGAAAACGTGGTCGGCGTTGACCGTAAATCCCAGATCGGTACCGGTAAGTCCAAAAAAGGAAAGATCAAGGGCGCGCCGGAACTGGAACGCCGCATCGACGGCTATCTGCGCTATGCCGACAAGGGCTACGGCGCCATCATCGTTCAGATGAACGTGGAAGACACCCGCAACGGCGTGGCCGAGTTCGTGGCCGAAAAGTACGGCAACAAGTGCATTCTCGAGCTCAAATGGGGCCAGGGCGCCAAGGACATCGGCGGTGAAATTCAGGTCACCACCCTGGACTATGCCCTGTTCCTGAAAAACCGCGGCTATGTGGTCGATCCGGATCCGACCAAGCCGGAAGTTCAGAAGGCGTTCAAGGAAGGCGCCATCCGGTCCTTCGCCCGTCACAGCCGCCTGGGCGGAACCAACCTGGACACCGTCGATCAGGTCCGGGAAGACTTCATGAGCAGCGTGGAATACCTGCGATCCCTCGGCTTCAACCGCATCTCCCTGAAAACCGGTTCCTACGGCATGACCGAACTGGCCATGGCCATCAAGTTCGCCACCGACGCCGGTCTTGACCTGCTGACCATCGACGGTTCCGGCGGCGGCACCGGCATGAGCCCCTGGAACATGATGCAGAGCTGGGGCGTTCCCTCCATCAACCTCCACTCCAAAGCGTACGAATACACCGCCATGCTGGCCGCCAAGGGCGCCGACGTCGTCGATCTTTCCTTTGCCGGCGGCTTTGCCCTGGAAGACCATATCTTCAAGGCCCTGGCCCTGGGCGCGCCTTACGCCAAATTGATCTGCATGGGCCGGGCCGTCATGATTCCGGGATTCCTCGGCTGCAACATCGAAGGCGCCCTGCATCCGGAGCGCCGGAAAGCCCTCTGGGGCAACTGGGACGCCCTGCCGAAAACGGTCTCCAGCATCGGCAGCAAGCCCGAGGAAATTTTTGCCGCCTACTTTGACGTGGAAAAGAAACTGGGCAAAAAGGAAATGGCCAACATCCCCTATGGCGCCATCGCCTTCTGCACCCTGGTCGACAAACTTTCCTGCGGCCTGCAGCAACTCATGGCCGGCGCCAGAAAGTTCTCGCTGAAGCAGATCGCCCGTACCGATCTGTTCGCCGCCAACCGGGAAACCGCCCGGGAAACCGGCATCACCCATGTGGCCGACGCCAATGACGAACTGGCCAAGAAGATCATCAATTCGTAG
- a CDS encoding YhjD/YihY/BrkB family envelope integrity protein, producing the protein MKNATKKIPALISGGRNFLTTDLWRIRLKDLEGKKGFSVRSLRILLVAASKFISDQCPLRSSALTFYSLLSIVPVMAMAFAVAKGFGVQNMLEKELLEQFAGQQEIINRIIEYARAMLEQTRGGLLAGISAAALIWAALKVMDNIERSLNDIWAAAAGRPLRKKFSDYLAILLISPLLLIMSGSATVLIISRITMITEKVAVLGIFSPVIMGLLKLLPYGVIWILFTFIYVFMPNIRVAVKSGLIGGIVAGTAFKLLQWAYIYFQVGVSRYNAIYGSFAALPLFLIWLELSWLIVLFGAELSFAHQNVDEYELAPDSRNISDSLKKSLSLSVLHLMVKAFQRGDRPLTDREISEALDIPIRLVKSILSALSAGNQINRTECREGAASAWQPARDINTITVAAVLEALDKSGVNELPVERSREFDVISGAVNAVYDAVRNSPANVALKDI; encoded by the coding sequence TTGAAAAATGCCACCAAAAAAATCCCCGCTCTAATCTCCGGCGGCAGAAACTTTCTTACCACCGACCTGTGGCGGATCCGGCTCAAAGACCTGGAAGGGAAAAAAGGCTTTTCCGTCCGGAGTCTGAGAATCCTCCTGGTGGCGGCGTCAAAGTTCATCAGCGATCAATGCCCCCTGCGGTCATCGGCACTTACTTTTTATTCCCTTCTGTCCATTGTTCCGGTCATGGCCATGGCCTTTGCCGTGGCCAAGGGGTTCGGCGTCCAGAACATGCTGGAGAAAGAATTGCTGGAGCAGTTTGCCGGGCAGCAGGAAATTATAAACAGGATCATCGAATACGCCCGCGCCATGCTGGAGCAGACCCGGGGCGGGTTACTGGCCGGGATCAGCGCCGCCGCCCTGATCTGGGCCGCCCTCAAGGTCATGGACAACATCGAGCGCTCCCTCAACGACATCTGGGCCGCCGCCGCGGGGCGGCCGTTGAGAAAGAAGTTCAGCGATTATCTCGCCATCCTCCTGATATCGCCGCTGCTGCTGATTATGTCCGGCAGCGCCACGGTGCTGATCATCAGCCGGATCACCATGATCACTGAAAAAGTCGCGGTGCTGGGCATCTTCAGCCCGGTCATCATGGGGCTGTTAAAACTGCTGCCCTATGGGGTAATCTGGATCCTGTTCACTTTTATTTATGTGTTCATGCCCAACATCCGGGTCGCCGTCAAGTCGGGTCTGATTGGGGGAATCGTGGCCGGAACGGCCTTCAAACTTCTGCAGTGGGCCTATATCTATTTTCAGGTGGGCGTGTCCCGCTACAACGCCATCTACGGCAGTTTCGCGGCCCTGCCCCTGTTTCTGATTTGGCTGGAGTTGAGCTGGCTGATCGTCCTGTTCGGGGCCGAACTGTCGTTTGCCCACCAGAACGTGGATGAATACGAACTGGCGCCGGACAGCCGGAATATCAGTGATTCCCTGAAAAAATCCCTCAGCCTGTCCGTTCTCCACCTGATGGTCAAAGCCTTTCAGCGGGGAGACCGGCCGTTGACAGACCGGGAGATATCAGAGGCCCTTGACATTCCCATCCGCCTGGTCAAGTCGATCCTGTCCGCCCTGTCCGCGGGCAACCAGATTAACCGGACAGAATGCCGGGAAGGCGCCGCATCCGCCTGGCAGCCGGCCCGTGACATCAACACCATCACCGTCGCCGCGGTGCTGGAGGCCCTGGACAAAAGCGGGGTGAACGAACTGCCGGTGGAGCGGTCCCGGGAGTTTGACGTTATTTCAGGCGCCGTCAACGCCGTTTATGACGCCGTCCGGAACTCACCGGCCAACGTGGCGTTAAAAGATATCTGA
- a CDS encoding adenylate/guanylate cyclase domain-containing protein: protein MTLAMISLSRDYRMIDDRLFDWFSTTAAPVPVNSPVIIVAIDESSFRELERQWPWPREIHGALIESLARAGAAVIALDILFAEPTNPESDRFLADAIEKAPPVVLAADETLEETPHVTQIIRTDPLDLLLAAGAVPGVAAVTLNRDGILRALPLRPDGFAVTALNLWLTASRKPSVKLPAIPTGSPYYLQFVGPARSYPTVSYYQALVPEEFLPPGIFKNRVVLVGKAVKASPETRAGETDAFATPYTRSAGTVMAGVEVQATIFDNLRLGLFIRPAPGFMVLAALAVFVVLLGLVLHPWRPRSATITMIALIVVMTAASFLLLRYGRAWISPSLFVLAALMIYVGAGGTAFVAEQAARRHIRLAFSRYLAPALVDQLAADRSRLVLGGEIRDMTLMFCDVRGFTALSERFAEDPQGLVHVMNRLFSALTAVILKHGGTVDKFIGDCIMAFWNAPLEVSDHAARACAAALDMIAAVSRLNDEFAAEPAPAGNPAPKLDVGIGINTGPCVVGNIGAEQRFDYSVLGDPVNLASRLEGQSKTYGTRIVVGPETAAAAADMAFLELDLIAVKGKTRAMHVFALMGGPELRRGEAFSRLQERHNRLLGCFRKQEWAAARTALAACRELAPDQGRLHDLYSRRIDHYEIHPPEEGWAGVYVADTK, encoded by the coding sequence ATGACGCTGGCGATGATTTCGCTTTCCCGTGACTATCGGATGATCGACGACCGGCTGTTTGACTGGTTTTCCACAACCGCCGCCCCCGTTCCTGTAAACTCGCCGGTGATAATAGTGGCCATTGATGAGTCAAGTTTCAGGGAACTGGAGCGGCAGTGGCCCTGGCCGAGAGAAATTCACGGTGCCCTGATCGAGTCCCTGGCCCGGGCGGGCGCCGCCGTGATCGCCCTGGACATCCTTTTCGCCGAACCCACGAATCCGGAATCCGACCGGTTCCTGGCCGATGCCATCGAAAAAGCCCCGCCGGTAGTCCTGGCCGCCGATGAAACTCTGGAAGAAACGCCCCATGTCACCCAGATCATCCGGACGGACCCGCTGGACCTGCTGTTGGCTGCCGGGGCTGTCCCGGGTGTGGCCGCCGTCACGCTGAACCGCGACGGCATTTTAAGAGCGCTTCCCCTCCGGCCGGACGGATTTGCCGTGACGGCCCTGAATCTGTGGCTGACGGCCAGCCGGAAGCCTTCGGTCAAGCTGCCGGCAATCCCTACCGGATCGCCGTACTATCTGCAGTTTGTCGGCCCGGCCCGGAGTTATCCCACGGTTTCTTATTACCAGGCCCTGGTGCCGGAGGAATTTCTCCCCCCCGGTATTTTCAAAAACCGGGTGGTCCTGGTCGGCAAAGCGGTCAAAGCCTCCCCGGAGACGCGGGCAGGCGAAACAGATGCCTTTGCCACGCCCTATACGCGGTCCGCGGGCACGGTCATGGCCGGTGTGGAAGTCCAGGCGACAATTTTCGACAATCTGCGGCTGGGGCTTTTTATCCGGCCCGCGCCCGGGTTTATGGTTCTGGCAGCGCTGGCCGTGTTTGTCGTCCTCCTGGGCCTGGTCCTTCATCCCTGGCGGCCGCGGTCCGCCACCATCACCATGATCGCTCTCATTGTCGTTATGACTGCCGCCAGCTTTTTACTGCTGCGTTATGGACGGGCCTGGATTTCGCCGTCGCTGTTTGTGCTGGCGGCGCTGATGATCTACGTCGGTGCCGGCGGGACCGCCTTTGTCGCGGAGCAGGCCGCGCGCCGCCATATCCGGCTGGCCTTCAGCCGCTACCTGGCCCCGGCTCTGGTGGACCAGTTGGCCGCTGACCGGTCCCGCCTGGTTCTGGGAGGCGAAATCCGGGACATGACCCTCATGTTCTGCGATGTCCGCGGGTTCACGGCCTTGTCGGAGCGCTTCGCGGAAGATCCCCAGGGACTGGTTCATGTCATGAACCGGCTATTCTCGGCGCTGACCGCCGTTATTTTAAAACACGGCGGCACCGTGGACAAATTCATCGGCGACTGCATCATGGCCTTCTGGAACGCTCCCCTGGAGGTTTCCGACCACGCGGCCCGGGCCTGCGCCGCCGCCCTGGACATGATAGCCGCCGTTAGCCGCCTGAACGATGAGTTTGCCGCTGAACCGGCGCCTGCCGGCAACCCGGCTCCTAAGCTGGATGTGGGCATCGGCATCAATACCGGACCGTGCGTGGTGGGCAACATCGGCGCCGAACAGCGTTTTGACTATTCCGTGCTGGGCGACCCCGTCAACCTGGCCTCACGGCTTGAGGGACAATCCAAAACTTACGGTACGCGCATTGTCGTCGGCCCGGAGACAGCGGCCGCCGCGGCGGATATGGCGTTTCTCGAACTGGACCTGATCGCCGTCAAAGGCAAAACCAGGGCTATGCATGTTTTTGCCCTGATGGGCGGGCCGGAGTTAAGGAGAGGTGAAGCCTTCAGCAGGCTTCAGGAGCGGCACAACCGGCTGCTGGGATGTTTCCGTAAGCAGGAGTGGGCGGCGGCCCGGACAGCGCTGGCGGCATGCCGGGAGCTGGCGCCGGACCAGGGGCGGCTGCATGATCTGTATAGCCGGCGCATCGATCATTATGAAATTCATCCGCCGGAAGAGGGATGGGCCGGGGTTTACGTCGCGGACACCAAGTAG